One window from the genome of Penaeus monodon isolate SGIC_2016 chromosome 4, NSTDA_Pmon_1, whole genome shotgun sequence encodes:
- the LOC119572365 gene encoding uncharacterized protein LOC119572365 isoform X1: MDGDSGPNEPGPSRNIAGGPHFISERMDLVPPSRPRDEDDDSEYGVRRSISCEQLADWNAQLYEKSYVKCPLPNCGIMFHGATQIQNHYVNCTGRCEDAIIECNHCQAIVTTDQIQQHLKIMHRLDQSPQPSSDSGSSEVARATGIMERECRPSQKSGGVGSSVVVSLSSLQDHHHHCHHQPAIFLHPGAEEEEGRDFQMSETCVETKDHHSFKFVNQDQMERQWVHELSVSGCATCPMEGCHLTFPSMSGIIQHFQHCLGKSQEAFICELCSKRFATGRMLNDHMMHIHGDDRVNIRVRNLDASVPDYNMRRRVVEGEDSERRRSGNGHVFNPLSVEEEVALKSTNERHWKQRDYILVSSAHESESSLNDCYLPQHQTSQSVYNVPKNHTHHRDISGTGPSTYNISSSRKTHHSVPKPHRLIDYEKNRIPDTAHRYEPPSAFHRVKDRNPGEPRILKVYDIDSQSSIRISGYPETGVLYGEKEDIREPIPSEDPFFRPTHNQPMRSYVRKIGTRSPVYPSTSGVKRKYSEEHCGNVYETTKSRKYIPTVSYTAGYTSDESEEDGRLHPKYERRVRHSPVMFSYPRPVVKTEVYPSGGRPVRRDQSYNANFVHNMKTPYISFSKKESTPTFERPLLPDESSYGNAKCCMWEDDENEMFAAPVHIKKRELAERAQQLRRAEEAVKQQEEEAQQRTWRALREQELALKEKEEALKQREVAAQKKFEEATRMMEETRKLGDSKKFKEDKNFASGRPSLLLSVNKRSNSASSHLSNEESGGKIYLNTASGPADVTKRTDSSLELQDGPQVECSDSESVGILRVYRPESCDHEVSNSSLSDNTFPRVGESSADKSVLHIKTLSVEDENGLSKSHKMRSLSPPCTKSSSTLLVSGNKKHAYPWQTSEVIPSIEPSKVLRTYSRIQRRRTLTDSFPQTSANTPLRAQSLTPNSKVFLCGASFKSQKEDNGETVVNGGATVTITPLMPSERPRRPYSAMPNMQPSGHTDCSESPTLLRSRPTSALENRIDIPVSITVTKDDKEMSVDSPVNLHLDNVKIPFRDLKVVSTDSNTVETEKIQVKNILVHESDKARETVARKGSNETCITLEKGEPYSRGRKGRKLSMISLAGVSIPGQIPTERTWKTGIKCHGNWTSTPSLQIFKAKPLNFECSNESSRISKSSGEFDGNTKISGQYSNTCLDLSIAKSNTHTKIQDAIPVLATQNVSFVKDQNSPHSTKQQLVPYEKEDLTSKQDKLDIQPVVSSSHSLMDLSLVNNPASQTPPFTVESHNAMPGAELPNSNTQEPMQCAQPLNTANEESCNSNRESVVSPCTHSSMSLEGSYSPHGTPAKEDVVLYSQEKFCEEQTRPAFIDHIADEQSGPIHSAIPVQEEPSSNEIEVSVQEEPSSIQNSNLDTAINDSLHSQNDTPSSENVDQRINESSLATCSPCQNQNGDQMSHISKQEPYVADETQPTSHITVDNDAEGQGVVEIDTDQQMHEKDAGNEQYIHDEDEQEPEVQTPPEISQESQNIGQEVEQTCQEQEMSDKEWLIQDQKWNLQNRDHSRSDEKLGVDHSVQEMQNFAQLQELCSSLPPAANTGIEGEETSQITSKEVTNTYVTEEQGHQEQEQEINESHIKREGTNVNFNVTVTEGTSHIIGEFDPSTGTFISSNPVLLKSILGNTVTYPLTSVPEGTFPHEFTSQITQQLPVINQVKQVSVQSQTEEVQEQGKYTNDQCYDMEGQTHSNFETNIESSNLEEKQSYISQALCRQ, from the exons ATGGATGGAGATAGTGGTCCTAATGAGCCAGGACCAAGCAGGAACATAGCAGGTGGACCTCACTTCATATCAGAACGCATGGACCTTGTTCCTCCATCCAGGCCAAGAGATGAG GACGATGATTCTGAATATGGTGTACGTAGGAGCATCAGTTGTGAACAGCTAGCAGATTGGAATGCACAGTTGTATGAAAAAAGTTATGTGAAATGTCCACTGCCCAATTGTGGTATAATGTTCCATGGAGCTACACAGATTCAGAATCACTATGTCAACTGCACAGGA AGATGTGAAGATGCCATCATTGAGTGCAACCACTGCCAAGCTATTGTGACAACAGACCAAATTCAACAGCACTTGAAGATAATGCACCGTTTAGACCAGTCACCACAGCCAAGCAGTGACTCTGGTAGCAGTGAGGTCGCCAGAGCAACAGGAATCATGGAGAGAGAGTGCAGACCTAGCCAAAAGAGTGGAGGAGTTGGATCATCTGTTGTAGtgagtctctcctctcttcaggATCACCACCATCACTGCCACCACCAACCTGCCATTTTCCTTCATCCT GGtgctgaagaagaggaaggaagagacttTCAAATGTCTGAAACTTGTGTTGAAACCAAAGATCATCATTCTTTTAA GTTTGTTAATCAAGACCAGATGGAAAGGCAGTGGGTTCATGAGCTCAGTGTATCAGGATGTGCCACCTGCCCGATGGAAGGATGCCATCTTACTTTCCCATCCATGTCTGGTATAATACAGCACTTTCAACATTGCCTGGGAAAGTCACAAGAAGCTTTTATTTGTGAGCTGTGTAGTAAAAGGTTTGCAACAGGCAGGATGCTGAATGACCACATGATGCACATTCATGGTGACGATAGGGTGAATATTCGTGTTCGTAACCTAGATGCAAGTGTACCTGATTATAACATGAGGAGAAGGGTTGTGGAGGGAGAGGATTCTGAGAGAAGAAGATCTGGAAATGGTCATGTTTTCAATCCATTGTCTGTTGAGGAGGAAGTAGCTTTGAAATCAACAAATGAACGTCACTGGAAGCAGAGAGATTACATTTTGGTTTCTTCTGCACATGAATCAGAATCGTCCTTAAATGATTGTTACTTACCTCAGCATCAGACTTCCCAGTCTGTCTATAATGTGCCAAAGAATCATACTCACCATAGAGATATATCTGGAACGGGTccaagtacatataatataagctCATCAAGAAAAACTCATCATTCAGTTCCTAAACCacatagattgattgattatgaaaaaaatagaatacctGACACAGCACATAGATATGAACCTCCTTCAGCATTTCATAGAGTAAAAGACAGAAATCCAGGGGAACCAAGAATACTTAAAGTGTATGATATAGATTCTCAATCTTCGATAAGGATATCTGGTTACCCAGAAACAGGAGTTTTATATGGTGAGAAAGAAGATATCAGAGAACCTATACCTTCAGAGGACCCCTTCTTTAGACCAACACATAATCAGCCAATGAGGTCATATGTAAGGAAAATTGGTACTAGGTCACCTGTATATCCTAGTACATcaggagttaaaagaaaatattctgaGGAACATTGTGGGAATGTTTATGAAACGACAAAGAGTAGGAAATACATACCAACAGTTTCCTATACTGCTGGTTACACGAGTGATGAAAGTGAGGAAGATGGCAGGCTTCATCCAAAGTATGAAAGAAGAGTCCGGCATTCACCAGTTATGTTTTCCTACCCAAGGCCTGTTGTGAAAACTGAAGTGTATCCATCTGGTGGCAGACCTGTTCGCAGGGACCAGTCTTATAATGCCAACTTTGTGCATAATATGAAGACACCATATATTAGTTTTTCAAAGAAAGAGAGTACTCCAACATTTGAAAGACCATTGCTTCCTGATGAATCCAGTTATGGTAATGCAAAGTGTTGTATGtgggaagatgatgaaaatgaaatgtttGCAGCTCCTGTTCACATTAAAAAGCGAGAATTAGCAGAGAGAGCTCAGCAACTCCGGCGGGCAGAAGAAGCTGTTAAGCAGCAAGAAGAGGAAGCACAGCAAAGAACATGGCGTGCACTACGGGAACAAGAGTTGGCtttgaaagagaaggaagaagcctTGAAACAAAGAGAAGTTGCAGCCCAGAAGAAATTTGAAGAGGCCACAAGAATGATGGAAGAGACTCGTAAACTTGGCGACTCAAAGAAATTTAAAGAGGACAAAAATTTTGCCAGTGGACGTCCAAGTCTATTGCTTTCTGTGAACAAAAGAAGCAATTCTGCTAGTTCACATCTTAGTAATGAGGAATCCGGAGGCAAAATTTACCTAAATACTGCTTCAGGACCTGCAGATGTCACAAAACGTACAGATAGTTCATTGGAACTTCAAGATGGACCCCAAGTTGAATGTAGTGATAGTGAGAGTGTGGGCATACTCAGAGTATATCGCCCAGAATCCTGTGATCATGAAGTAAGTAATTCTTCTTTAAGTGATAATACTTTTCCAAGGGTAGGTGAAAGCTCAGCTGATAAATCTGTTCTGCATATTAAAACTTTGTCTGTTGAAGATGAAAATGGATTATCAAAGTCTCACAAAATGAGATCATTATCCCCTCCTTGCACAAAATCATCTTCAACTTTATTAGTGAGTGGTAATAAGAAACATGCATATCCATGGCAAACAAGTGAGGTTATACCTAGTATTGAACCATCAAAAGTATTGAGAACTTACTCACGTATACAGAGACGCCGCACTCTGACAGATTCTTTTCCTCAGACTAGTGCTAACACTCCTCTGCGTGCACAAAGTTTGACCCCAAACAGtaaggtttttttgtgtggtgcatCATTTAAAAGCCAGAAGGAGGATAATGGTGAAACAGTCGTTAATGGTGGGGCCACAGTAACAATTACTCCTTTGATGCCATCAGAAAGGCCAAGAAGACCTTACAGTGCCATGCCAAATATGCAACCATCCGGACATACAGATTGTTCAGAGTCACCTACTCTTCTAAGGTCTCGTCCTACATCTGCCCTTGAAAATAGAATTGATATCCCAGTATCCATTACGGTTACCAAGGATGATAAGGAAATGTCAGTAGATTCACCAGTCAATCTTCACTTAGACAATGTAAAAATACCCTTTCGTGATTTAAAAGTTGTGTCTACTGATTCTAATACAGTTGAAACTGAAAAAATTCAAGTTAAAAACATACTTGTTCATGAATCTGACAAAGCAAGAGAGACAGTTGCAAGAAAGGGAAGCAATGAAACCTGTATCACACTTGAAAAGGGAGAACCATATTcccgagggagaaaaggaagaaagttgtCGATGATATCACTCGCTGGTGTGTCAATTCCAGGTCAGATACCCACAGAAAGGACATGGAAAACAGGAATTAAATGTCATGGAAATTGGACTTCCACTCCCTCTTTACAGATATTCAAAGCTAAACCATTAAATTTTGAATGTTCAAATGAAAGTTCAAGAATCTCCAAGTCCAGTGGAGAGTTTGATGGTAATACAAAGATTTCTGGACAATATTCAAACACATGTTTGGATCTATCTATTGCAAAAAGCAACACTCATACAAAAATTCAAGATGCAATACCAGTATTGGCAACACAAAATGTCTCATTTGTTAAAGACCAAAATTCTCCTCACTCAACAAAGCAGCAACTTGTACCATATGAAAAGGAGGATTTAACTTCAAAACAAGATAAGCTTGATATACAACCAGTAGTTTCTTCCTCACATTCACTAATGGATTTATCTTTGGTTAATAATCCAGCTTCGCAAACTCCTCCTTTTACAGTGGAATCCCACAATGCAATGCCAGGGGCAGAATTACCTAACTCAAATACCCAAGAACCTATGCAGTGTGCCCAGCCACTTAATACAGCAAATGAAGAATCCTGTAACTCTAATAGGGAATCAGTAGTTTCTCCTTGCACTCACTCATCTATGTCTTTGGAAGGTTCTTATTCACCCCATGGGACACCTGCAAAAGAGGATGTGGTATTGTATTCACAAGAAAAGTTTTGTGAAGAACAAACTAGACCAGCCTTTATTGACCATATTGCAGATGAACAATCTGGCCCAATTCACAGTGCTATACCAGTTCAAGAAGAGCCATCATCAAATGAAATAGAAGTGTCTGTGCAAGAAGAGCCCTCATCAATACAGAATTCCAACCTAGACACAGCTATAAATGACTCCTTGCATTCTCAGAATGATACTCCAAGTTCAGAAAATGTTGATCAGAGAATTAATGAAAGCTCATTGGCTACTTGTTCACCATGCCAAAATCAGAATGGAGATCAAATGTCTCATATTTCAAAACAAGAGCCATATGTTGCAGATGAAACACAGCCAACATCACATATAACAGTTGATAATGATGCAGAAGGGCAAGGTGTAGTAGAAATAGACACTGACCAACAGATGCATGAGAAAGATGCAGGTAATGAACAATATATCCATGATGAAGATGAGCAAGAACCAGAAGTTCAGACACCACCAGAAATTAGCCAGGAGTCACAGAACATAGGCCAGGAAGTGGAACAAACTTGTCAGGAACAGGAAATGTCAGACAAAGAGTGGCTCATCCAGGATCAGAAATGGAATTTACAAAACAGAGATCACTCCAGAAGTGATGAAAAACTAGGAGTTGACCATTCTGTACAAGAAATGCAAAATTTTGCTCAGTTACAAGAATTATGCTCAAGTTTGCCACCTGCAGCAAACACAGGTATAGAAGGTGAAGAGACCTCTCAAATCACTAGTAAGGAAGTAACAAATACCTATGTAACAGAAGAACAAGGGCATCAGGAACAAGAACAGGAAATAAATGAATCACATATTAAAAGAGAAGGCACAAATGTTAATTTTAACGTCACTGTAACTGAAGGTACCTCACACATTATAGGTGAGTTTGACCCTTCTACAGGGACTTTCATTAGCAGTAATCCTGTCCTGCTAAAATCCATATTGGGCAACACTGTGACTTACCCCTTAACATCGGTACCTGAGGGAACTTTTCCTCATGAATTTACCAGCCAAATTACTCAACAGTTACCTGTGATTAACCAGGTCAAGCAAGTGAGTGTACAGAGTCAGACAGAAGAAGTGCAGGAGCAAGGGAAGTATACTAATGATCAGTGTTATGATATGGAAGGACAGACACATTCAAATTTTGAAACAAATATTGAATCCTCAAACCTTGAGGAAAAGCAGTCCTACATCAGTCAGGCCTTATGTAGACAATAA
- the LOC119572365 gene encoding uncharacterized protein LOC119572365 isoform X2, producing the protein MDGDSGPNEPGPSRNIAGGPHFISERMDLVPPSRPRDEDDDSEYGVRRSISCEQLADWNAQLYEKSYVKCPLPNCGIMFHGATQIQNHYVNCTGRCEDAIIECNHCQAIVTTDQIQQHLKIMHRLDQSPQPSSDSGSSEVARATGIMERECRPSQKSGGVGSSVVGAEEEEGRDFQMSETCVETKDHHSFKFVNQDQMERQWVHELSVSGCATCPMEGCHLTFPSMSGIIQHFQHCLGKSQEAFICELCSKRFATGRMLNDHMMHIHGDDRVNIRVRNLDASVPDYNMRRRVVEGEDSERRRSGNGHVFNPLSVEEEVALKSTNERHWKQRDYILVSSAHESESSLNDCYLPQHQTSQSVYNVPKNHTHHRDISGTGPSTYNISSSRKTHHSVPKPHRLIDYEKNRIPDTAHRYEPPSAFHRVKDRNPGEPRILKVYDIDSQSSIRISGYPETGVLYGEKEDIREPIPSEDPFFRPTHNQPMRSYVRKIGTRSPVYPSTSGVKRKYSEEHCGNVYETTKSRKYIPTVSYTAGYTSDESEEDGRLHPKYERRVRHSPVMFSYPRPVVKTEVYPSGGRPVRRDQSYNANFVHNMKTPYISFSKKESTPTFERPLLPDESSYGNAKCCMWEDDENEMFAAPVHIKKRELAERAQQLRRAEEAVKQQEEEAQQRTWRALREQELALKEKEEALKQREVAAQKKFEEATRMMEETRKLGDSKKFKEDKNFASGRPSLLLSVNKRSNSASSHLSNEESGGKIYLNTASGPADVTKRTDSSLELQDGPQVECSDSESVGILRVYRPESCDHEVSNSSLSDNTFPRVGESSADKSVLHIKTLSVEDENGLSKSHKMRSLSPPCTKSSSTLLVSGNKKHAYPWQTSEVIPSIEPSKVLRTYSRIQRRRTLTDSFPQTSANTPLRAQSLTPNSKVFLCGASFKSQKEDNGETVVNGGATVTITPLMPSERPRRPYSAMPNMQPSGHTDCSESPTLLRSRPTSALENRIDIPVSITVTKDDKEMSVDSPVNLHLDNVKIPFRDLKVVSTDSNTVETEKIQVKNILVHESDKARETVARKGSNETCITLEKGEPYSRGRKGRKLSMISLAGVSIPGQIPTERTWKTGIKCHGNWTSTPSLQIFKAKPLNFECSNESSRISKSSGEFDGNTKISGQYSNTCLDLSIAKSNTHTKIQDAIPVLATQNVSFVKDQNSPHSTKQQLVPYEKEDLTSKQDKLDIQPVVSSSHSLMDLSLVNNPASQTPPFTVESHNAMPGAELPNSNTQEPMQCAQPLNTANEESCNSNRESVVSPCTHSSMSLEGSYSPHGTPAKEDVVLYSQEKFCEEQTRPAFIDHIADEQSGPIHSAIPVQEEPSSNEIEVSVQEEPSSIQNSNLDTAINDSLHSQNDTPSSENVDQRINESSLATCSPCQNQNGDQMSHISKQEPYVADETQPTSHITVDNDAEGQGVVEIDTDQQMHEKDAGNEQYIHDEDEQEPEVQTPPEISQESQNIGQEVEQTCQEQEMSDKEWLIQDQKWNLQNRDHSRSDEKLGVDHSVQEMQNFAQLQELCSSLPPAANTGIEGEETSQITSKEVTNTYVTEEQGHQEQEQEINESHIKREGTNVNFNVTVTEGTSHIIGEFDPSTGTFISSNPVLLKSILGNTVTYPLTSVPEGTFPHEFTSQITQQLPVINQVKQVSVQSQTEEVQEQGKYTNDQCYDMEGQTHSNFETNIESSNLEEKQSYISQALCRQ; encoded by the exons ATGGATGGAGATAGTGGTCCTAATGAGCCAGGACCAAGCAGGAACATAGCAGGTGGACCTCACTTCATATCAGAACGCATGGACCTTGTTCCTCCATCCAGGCCAAGAGATGAG GACGATGATTCTGAATATGGTGTACGTAGGAGCATCAGTTGTGAACAGCTAGCAGATTGGAATGCACAGTTGTATGAAAAAAGTTATGTGAAATGTCCACTGCCCAATTGTGGTATAATGTTCCATGGAGCTACACAGATTCAGAATCACTATGTCAACTGCACAGGA AGATGTGAAGATGCCATCATTGAGTGCAACCACTGCCAAGCTATTGTGACAACAGACCAAATTCAACAGCACTTGAAGATAATGCACCGTTTAGACCAGTCACCACAGCCAAGCAGTGACTCTGGTAGCAGTGAGGTCGCCAGAGCAACAGGAATCATGGAGAGAGAGTGCAGACCTAGCCAAAAGAGTGGAGGAGTTGGATCATCTGTTGTA GGtgctgaagaagaggaaggaagagacttTCAAATGTCTGAAACTTGTGTTGAAACCAAAGATCATCATTCTTTTAA GTTTGTTAATCAAGACCAGATGGAAAGGCAGTGGGTTCATGAGCTCAGTGTATCAGGATGTGCCACCTGCCCGATGGAAGGATGCCATCTTACTTTCCCATCCATGTCTGGTATAATACAGCACTTTCAACATTGCCTGGGAAAGTCACAAGAAGCTTTTATTTGTGAGCTGTGTAGTAAAAGGTTTGCAACAGGCAGGATGCTGAATGACCACATGATGCACATTCATGGTGACGATAGGGTGAATATTCGTGTTCGTAACCTAGATGCAAGTGTACCTGATTATAACATGAGGAGAAGGGTTGTGGAGGGAGAGGATTCTGAGAGAAGAAGATCTGGAAATGGTCATGTTTTCAATCCATTGTCTGTTGAGGAGGAAGTAGCTTTGAAATCAACAAATGAACGTCACTGGAAGCAGAGAGATTACATTTTGGTTTCTTCTGCACATGAATCAGAATCGTCCTTAAATGATTGTTACTTACCTCAGCATCAGACTTCCCAGTCTGTCTATAATGTGCCAAAGAATCATACTCACCATAGAGATATATCTGGAACGGGTccaagtacatataatataagctCATCAAGAAAAACTCATCATTCAGTTCCTAAACCacatagattgattgattatgaaaaaaatagaatacctGACACAGCACATAGATATGAACCTCCTTCAGCATTTCATAGAGTAAAAGACAGAAATCCAGGGGAACCAAGAATACTTAAAGTGTATGATATAGATTCTCAATCTTCGATAAGGATATCTGGTTACCCAGAAACAGGAGTTTTATATGGTGAGAAAGAAGATATCAGAGAACCTATACCTTCAGAGGACCCCTTCTTTAGACCAACACATAATCAGCCAATGAGGTCATATGTAAGGAAAATTGGTACTAGGTCACCTGTATATCCTAGTACATcaggagttaaaagaaaatattctgaGGAACATTGTGGGAATGTTTATGAAACGACAAAGAGTAGGAAATACATACCAACAGTTTCCTATACTGCTGGTTACACGAGTGATGAAAGTGAGGAAGATGGCAGGCTTCATCCAAAGTATGAAAGAAGAGTCCGGCATTCACCAGTTATGTTTTCCTACCCAAGGCCTGTTGTGAAAACTGAAGTGTATCCATCTGGTGGCAGACCTGTTCGCAGGGACCAGTCTTATAATGCCAACTTTGTGCATAATATGAAGACACCATATATTAGTTTTTCAAAGAAAGAGAGTACTCCAACATTTGAAAGACCATTGCTTCCTGATGAATCCAGTTATGGTAATGCAAAGTGTTGTATGtgggaagatgatgaaaatgaaatgtttGCAGCTCCTGTTCACATTAAAAAGCGAGAATTAGCAGAGAGAGCTCAGCAACTCCGGCGGGCAGAAGAAGCTGTTAAGCAGCAAGAAGAGGAAGCACAGCAAAGAACATGGCGTGCACTACGGGAACAAGAGTTGGCtttgaaagagaaggaagaagcctTGAAACAAAGAGAAGTTGCAGCCCAGAAGAAATTTGAAGAGGCCACAAGAATGATGGAAGAGACTCGTAAACTTGGCGACTCAAAGAAATTTAAAGAGGACAAAAATTTTGCCAGTGGACGTCCAAGTCTATTGCTTTCTGTGAACAAAAGAAGCAATTCTGCTAGTTCACATCTTAGTAATGAGGAATCCGGAGGCAAAATTTACCTAAATACTGCTTCAGGACCTGCAGATGTCACAAAACGTACAGATAGTTCATTGGAACTTCAAGATGGACCCCAAGTTGAATGTAGTGATAGTGAGAGTGTGGGCATACTCAGAGTATATCGCCCAGAATCCTGTGATCATGAAGTAAGTAATTCTTCTTTAAGTGATAATACTTTTCCAAGGGTAGGTGAAAGCTCAGCTGATAAATCTGTTCTGCATATTAAAACTTTGTCTGTTGAAGATGAAAATGGATTATCAAAGTCTCACAAAATGAGATCATTATCCCCTCCTTGCACAAAATCATCTTCAACTTTATTAGTGAGTGGTAATAAGAAACATGCATATCCATGGCAAACAAGTGAGGTTATACCTAGTATTGAACCATCAAAAGTATTGAGAACTTACTCACGTATACAGAGACGCCGCACTCTGACAGATTCTTTTCCTCAGACTAGTGCTAACACTCCTCTGCGTGCACAAAGTTTGACCCCAAACAGtaaggtttttttgtgtggtgcatCATTTAAAAGCCAGAAGGAGGATAATGGTGAAACAGTCGTTAATGGTGGGGCCACAGTAACAATTACTCCTTTGATGCCATCAGAAAGGCCAAGAAGACCTTACAGTGCCATGCCAAATATGCAACCATCCGGACATACAGATTGTTCAGAGTCACCTACTCTTCTAAGGTCTCGTCCTACATCTGCCCTTGAAAATAGAATTGATATCCCAGTATCCATTACGGTTACCAAGGATGATAAGGAAATGTCAGTAGATTCACCAGTCAATCTTCACTTAGACAATGTAAAAATACCCTTTCGTGATTTAAAAGTTGTGTCTACTGATTCTAATACAGTTGAAACTGAAAAAATTCAAGTTAAAAACATACTTGTTCATGAATCTGACAAAGCAAGAGAGACAGTTGCAAGAAAGGGAAGCAATGAAACCTGTATCACACTTGAAAAGGGAGAACCATATTcccgagggagaaaaggaagaaagttgtCGATGATATCACTCGCTGGTGTGTCAATTCCAGGTCAGATACCCACAGAAAGGACATGGAAAACAGGAATTAAATGTCATGGAAATTGGACTTCCACTCCCTCTTTACAGATATTCAAAGCTAAACCATTAAATTTTGAATGTTCAAATGAAAGTTCAAGAATCTCCAAGTCCAGTGGAGAGTTTGATGGTAATACAAAGATTTCTGGACAATATTCAAACACATGTTTGGATCTATCTATTGCAAAAAGCAACACTCATACAAAAATTCAAGATGCAATACCAGTATTGGCAACACAAAATGTCTCATTTGTTAAAGACCAAAATTCTCCTCACTCAACAAAGCAGCAACTTGTACCATATGAAAAGGAGGATTTAACTTCAAAACAAGATAAGCTTGATATACAACCAGTAGTTTCTTCCTCACATTCACTAATGGATTTATCTTTGGTTAATAATCCAGCTTCGCAAACTCCTCCTTTTACAGTGGAATCCCACAATGCAATGCCAGGGGCAGAATTACCTAACTCAAATACCCAAGAACCTATGCAGTGTGCCCAGCCACTTAATACAGCAAATGAAGAATCCTGTAACTCTAATAGGGAATCAGTAGTTTCTCCTTGCACTCACTCATCTATGTCTTTGGAAGGTTCTTATTCACCCCATGGGACACCTGCAAAAGAGGATGTGGTATTGTATTCACAAGAAAAGTTTTGTGAAGAACAAACTAGACCAGCCTTTATTGACCATATTGCAGATGAACAATCTGGCCCAATTCACAGTGCTATACCAGTTCAAGAAGAGCCATCATCAAATGAAATAGAAGTGTCTGTGCAAGAAGAGCCCTCATCAATACAGAATTCCAACCTAGACACAGCTATAAATGACTCCTTGCATTCTCAGAATGATACTCCAAGTTCAGAAAATGTTGATCAGAGAATTAATGAAAGCTCATTGGCTACTTGTTCACCATGCCAAAATCAGAATGGAGATCAAATGTCTCATATTTCAAAACAAGAGCCATATGTTGCAGATGAAACACAGCCAACATCACATATAACAGTTGATAATGATGCAGAAGGGCAAGGTGTAGTAGAAATAGACACTGACCAACAGATGCATGAGAAAGATGCAGGTAATGAACAATATATCCATGATGAAGATGAGCAAGAACCAGAAGTTCAGACACCACCAGAAATTAGCCAGGAGTCACAGAACATAGGCCAGGAAGTGGAACAAACTTGTCAGGAACAGGAAATGTCAGACAAAGAGTGGCTCATCCAGGATCAGAAATGGAATTTACAAAACAGAGATCACTCCAGAAGTGATGAAAAACTAGGAGTTGACCATTCTGTACAAGAAATGCAAAATTTTGCTCAGTTACAAGAATTATGCTCAAGTTTGCCACCTGCAGCAAACACAGGTATAGAAGGTGAAGAGACCTCTCAAATCACTAGTAAGGAAGTAACAAATACCTATGTAACAGAAGAACAAGGGCATCAGGAACAAGAACAGGAAATAAATGAATCACATATTAAAAGAGAAGGCACAAATGTTAATTTTAACGTCACTGTAACTGAAGGTACCTCACACATTATAGGTGAGTTTGACCCTTCTACAGGGACTTTCATTAGCAGTAATCCTGTCCTGCTAAAATCCATATTGGGCAACACTGTGACTTACCCCTTAACATCGGTACCTGAGGGAACTTTTCCTCATGAATTTACCAGCCAAATTACTCAACAGTTACCTGTGATTAACCAGGTCAAGCAAGTGAGTGTACAGAGTCAGACAGAAGAAGTGCAGGAGCAAGGGAAGTATACTAATGATCAGTGTTATGATATGGAAGGACAGACACATTCAAATTTTGAAACAAATATTGAATCCTCAAACCTTGAGGAAAAGCAGTCCTACATCAGTCAGGCCTTATGTAGACAATAA